Genomic segment of Actinomycetes bacterium:
CGGAGGACGGGTACGGCGGGATCGATGGATGTTCTGGGTAAGGAGCACCGGCCCGAGGTGCAACGGCGCCGGACCGAGGAGAAGCGCCCAAGGCGGGCAGGCGCCCGTCAGTATACCCGCCCACTCCGGCCGGACCGCCGCCTTCGGCGTTGCTGCCAGCGACGTTTCCTGGCGGCCCACCGGCTGGGCGGTGCACCGCCGGGCCGGCCGGCTCACCCCCGGCCGTCGGCCCATGCGATGCGCGGGTCGATCGAGCGGCGCAGGCGCAGGGCCACGGGCCGGAATCCCCGGCCGGACCAGAAGCGCGACGCCAGCAGGTTCGCCGACCGCCAGTCGGTGATGCACGTCTCGTACCCGGCCTCCCGGGCGGCGGCAAGCGCGTGGGCGGTCAGGGCCAGGCCGACGCCGCCGCCCCGCAGCTCGGTCCGTGTCGCGGCGACCATCAGGTGGATGCAGCGGGCCGGCGTGCGCAGGTCGCCCTCGTCGGCCTCGGCCGGGAGCATGACCTCGAAACCGAGGAGCCGCCCCCCCAGCCCGACCGCCAGCCAGTAGGTGGCGGTCGGGTCGGCCAGCAACTCGGCCTGGGACTCCCGGAGCTGGGCGAGGAACTCCGGCAGGCTCGGCTGCCACACCGGCGGGCCGGCCTGGTGGCGCGAGATCGCGCCGGCCAGCTCCATCACCAGGTCCAGGTCGCCCGGGCCGGCCAGACGGATCTCGATCCCCCCCTCCGGCGGCAGGGGCCGCGCCGCACGGATCCCGGTCCCCCCCTCCGGCACCGGGGGCCGCGCCACCGCGTCCGCCTCGGTGAGCCCGCGCAGCGCGTAGACCTGCTCCTGGCCGAAGCCGAGCGCGAACCAGGCGGCCGCGGCCCGCGCGTCCGCGGCCGGCGCGACCACGAAGTGGCTGAAGCAGCCAGCCGCCACCCACGGCTGGCCCGCGACCGCGTAGAGGTCGTGGTAGAGCCCCGGGTCCTCGTCGCGGGCGAGGGCGTGGCCGGCCGGTCGCACCCAGGCCGAGCGGGGCACGATGTCCTCAGGCATCCGCGAGCCGAGGAGGTAGCCGACCAGCCGGCCGCCGCGCAGCGCGCTCGCCCCTGAGGTGGCGGGCTGGGCCGCGGCCGC
This window contains:
- a CDS encoding GNAT family N-acetyltransferase, whose protein sequence is MRLAVVPFEEEHLDAAGELLAARHRDDRAAEALLPEAADDPTVARAAVAAAAAQPATSGASALRGGRLVGYLLGSRMPEDIVPRSAWVRPAGHALARDEDPGLYHDLYAVAGQPWVAAGCFSHFVVAPAADARAAAAWFALGFGQEQVYALRGLTEADAVARPPVPEGGTGIRAARPLPPEGGIEIRLAGPGDLDLVMELAGAISRHQAGPPVWQPSLPEFLAQLRESQAELLADPTATYWLAVGLGGRLLGFEVMLPAEADEGDLRTPARCIHLMVAATRTELRGGGVGLALTAHALAAAREAGYETCITDWRSANLLASRFWSGRGFRPVALRLRRSIDPRIAWADGRG